A window of the Loxodonta africana isolate mLoxAfr1 chromosome 3, mLoxAfr1.hap2, whole genome shotgun sequence genome harbors these coding sequences:
- the LOC100668927 gene encoding olfactory receptor 7A10-like, with protein MMCIFFVKYYCSFHFLDSHTSYMEPRNHTEVLEFILLGLSEVEELQSLLLGLFLSMYLVTVIGNLLIILATITSSHLHTPMYFFLANFSFADICFTSTTIPKMLLNIHTHNKTISYQGCLSQMYFFILFAELDSFLLSIMAYDRFVAICYPLHYTVIMNPRLCGLLLLLSWILSGLDSLVHGLLVLQLSFCTNLEIPHFFCEINQVIQLACSDTLLSIIEMYFATVVVAIIPLTGIIFSYSRIVSSILRITSARGKYKAFSTCGSHLSVVSLFYGTGLGVYLSSATAQNCRSSAIASGMYTIVTPMLNPFIYSLRNKDIKGALKNLVGLVILNE; from the coding sequence ATgatgtgtattttttttgtaaagtattactgttcttttcactttcttgacagTCACACCAGCTACATGGAACCAAGAAACCACACAGAGGTTTTAGAATTTATTCTCCTTGGACTCTCAGAAGTGGAAGAACTGCAATCCCTTCTTCTTGGGCTGTTCCTGTCCATGTACTTGGTCACAGTTATTGGGAACCTTCTCATCATCTTGGCCACCATCACTAGCTCCcatctccacactcccatgtacttcttccttgccaacttTTCCTTTGCAGATATATGTTTCACCTCCACCACTATCCCAAAGATGCTGCTGAATATCCACACCCATAACAAAACCATCAGCTATCAAGGCTGCCTTTCccaaatgtattttttcatcctttttgcAGAGTTAGATAGTTTTCTCCTTTCTATAATGGCCTATGACCGGTTTGTGGCCATCTGTTACCCACTGCACTACACAGTCATCATGAATCCCAGACTCTGCggcttgctgctgctgttgtcctGGATATTGAGTGGTCTGGACTCTCTGGTACATGGTTTGTTAGTGTTGCAACTGTCCTTCTGTACTAACTTGGAAATTCCCCACTTCTTCTGTGAAATCAATCAGGTCATCCAACTTGCCTGTTCTGACACCCTCCTCAGTATCATAGAGATGTATTTTGCAACTGTGGTGGTAGCTATTATTCCCCTCACTGGTATCATATTTTCGTATTCTCGGATTGTCTCTTCCATACTGAGAATTACATCAGCAAGGGGGAAATATAAGGCATTTTCCACTTGTGGGTCTCACCTTTcagttgtttctttgttttatggTACAGGCCTTGGGGTCTACCTCAGTTCTGCCACTGCCCAAAATTGTAGGTCTAGTGCAATAGCCTCAGGGATGTACACCATAGTCACACCCATGCTGAATCCCtttatctacagcctgaggaacaaggaCATAAAAGGCGCATTGAAAAATCTTGTGGGGCTTGTCATTTTAAATGAGTGA